One genomic segment of Salinigranum rubrum includes these proteins:
- a CDS encoding branched-chain amino acid ABC transporter permease, which produces MSRETDPESDGGAVVDETTDSRSEDGFLERMSESDTMSLVGFAAMILVFPLLLVNGLGIVGDIIDLRIGGYVGLPDLVLIFGIAVIGFNLLLGYTELLSFGHAAFFGSAAYAAALFSGVVDSPILMVGVGTLVAIVIAWPIGFVSIRRSGVYFAVLTLTFGQMLYFYALGPGSWLTNGDNGYSDISVGHLLTVFELDEAIVGLDLFEAYTWQYVFVALCAIFALWFGYRIINSPYGLIFKALGENEERVSFVGLNVFRYKHMAFIISAGYAGAAGALFVIHETYIHPTTGLFWITSGDFVIMTVLGGTGSLIGPVFGALIFEYVSNVISGVSLPVIGSIGSLWRIVLGAVFVAVVWVFPQGVWGAIWDGIRWVTNLGGGGSSSGGEDR; this is translated from the coding sequence ATGAGCCGCGAGACCGACCCCGAGAGCGACGGCGGAGCGGTCGTCGACGAGACGACCGACTCTCGCTCCGAGGACGGCTTCCTCGAGCGGATGTCCGAGAGCGACACGATGTCGCTCGTCGGTTTCGCCGCGATGATTCTCGTCTTCCCGCTCCTCTTGGTGAACGGCCTCGGCATCGTCGGCGACATCATCGACCTGCGCATCGGTGGGTACGTCGGCTTACCGGACCTGGTTCTCATCTTCGGCATCGCGGTCATCGGCTTCAACCTCCTCTTGGGCTACACCGAACTGCTGTCGTTCGGCCACGCCGCGTTCTTCGGGTCGGCCGCCTACGCCGCGGCGCTGTTCAGCGGCGTCGTCGACAGCCCCATCCTGATGGTCGGCGTCGGCACGCTCGTCGCCATCGTCATCGCCTGGCCCATCGGCTTCGTCTCTATCCGCCGCAGCGGGGTGTACTTCGCCGTCCTCACCCTGACGTTCGGGCAGATGCTGTACTTCTACGCGCTCGGGCCCGGGTCGTGGCTCACCAACGGCGACAACGGCTACTCCGACATCTCGGTCGGACACCTGCTGACGGTGTTCGAACTGGACGAGGCTATCGTCGGCCTCGACCTGTTCGAGGCGTACACGTGGCAGTACGTGTTCGTCGCGCTCTGTGCGATATTCGCGCTCTGGTTCGGGTACCGCATCATCAACTCGCCGTACGGTCTCATCTTCAAGGCGCTCGGCGAGAACGAGGAGCGCGTCTCGTTCGTCGGGCTCAACGTCTTCCGGTACAAGCACATGGCCTTCATCATCTCCGCGGGCTACGCCGGCGCCGCGGGCGCGCTGTTCGTCATCCACGAGACGTACATCCACCCGACGACCGGCCTCTTCTGGATCACCTCCGGGGACTTCGTCATCATGACCGTTCTCGGTGGCACGGGCTCGCTCATCGGGCCGGTGTTCGGGGCACTCATCTTCGAGTACGTCTCGAACGTCATCTCGGGCGTATCGTTGCCCGTCATCGGCTCCATCGGCTCGCTGTGGCGTATCGTCCTCGGCGCGGTGTTCGTCGCCGTCGTCTGGGTGTTCCCGCAGGGCGTCTGGGGCGCCATCTGGGACGGCATCCGGTGGGTGACGAACCTCGGCGGCGGCGGCAGCAGCAGCGGGGGTGAGGACCGATGA
- a CDS encoding ABC transporter ATP-binding protein produces MSLLETRDLRKQFGGLTAVDDVTFQVDRGETRAVIGPNGAGKSTLINCITGMLKPTAGSVHFDDQDITGMEPHVAVQTGISKSFQTASIFPNMTVKENVEIAALAAEHGSFQLNFFRDRGSFEGVHRISERMLDAVGLLKHRDQTAGSLPYGDKRRLEIAIALASEPEMLFMDEPTAGMSPEETNSTVDLIEELQDDLGLTILIVEHDMEIIFRIADRILVLNRGRVIADGTPEEVRDNEDVQEAYLGGVEL; encoded by the coding sequence ATGAGCCTCCTCGAAACCCGGGACCTCCGGAAGCAGTTCGGCGGCCTGACCGCCGTCGACGACGTCACCTTCCAGGTCGACCGCGGGGAGACGCGCGCCGTCATCGGCCCCAACGGAGCCGGCAAGTCGACGCTCATCAACTGCATCACGGGGATGCTCAAGCCGACGGCGGGGTCGGTCCACTTCGACGACCAGGACATCACCGGGATGGAGCCCCACGTCGCGGTCCAGACGGGCATCTCGAAGTCGTTCCAGACGGCTTCGATCTTCCCGAACATGACGGTCAAGGAGAACGTCGAGATCGCCGCACTGGCGGCCGAGCACGGCTCCTTCCAGCTCAACTTCTTCCGTGACCGGGGCTCGTTCGAGGGGGTCCACCGCATCTCCGAGCGGATGCTCGACGCGGTCGGTCTCCTCAAACACCGCGACCAGACCGCCGGAAGCCTCCCGTACGGGGACAAGCGCCGGCTCGAAATCGCCATCGCGCTCGCCTCGGAGCCCGAGATGCTGTTCATGGACGAACCGACCGCGGGGATGTCCCCCGAGGAGACCAACTCGACGGTCGACCTCATCGAGGAACTCCAAGACGACCTCGGGCTCACGATTCTCATCGTCGAACACGACATGGAGATCATCTTCCGCATCGCGGACCGCATCCTCGTGTTGAACCGGGGACGAGTCATCGCCGACGGCACGCCCGAAGAGGTGCGTGACAACGAGGACGTCCAAGAGGCGTACCTGGGAGGTGTCGAACTGTGA
- a CDS encoding ABC transporter ATP-binding protein, translating to MSADGSLLRLENVDSYYGQSHILRDISMEVNEGEICALLGRNGAGKTTTLRSIAGARPPDIRSGRVLFEGKDVTGETTENISSGGIALVPEERRVFPNLSVEENLHLPDVARNWSNTFGRNVQISESGLTNEEIYEDFPRLDERRTQKAGTLSGGEQQMLAIARALKQGADLLMLDEPYEGLAPQIIKSVENAIERIRDSGKTILLVEQNAVAAINIADRAYVIDQGQVVFDGTAEELRDDEETRQRYLGV from the coding sequence GTGAGCGCCGATGGGTCGCTCCTCCGCCTGGAGAACGTCGACTCGTACTACGGGCAGAGCCACATCCTCCGCGACATCTCGATGGAGGTCAACGAGGGCGAGATCTGTGCGCTCCTGGGACGTAACGGGGCGGGTAAGACCACCACGCTCCGCTCCATCGCCGGGGCGCGGCCCCCGGACATCCGGAGCGGTCGCGTCCTCTTCGAGGGGAAGGACGTCACCGGGGAGACGACGGAGAACATCTCCTCGGGCGGTATCGCGCTCGTCCCCGAGGAGCGACGCGTCTTCCCGAACCTCTCGGTCGAGGAGAACCTCCACCTCCCGGACGTCGCGCGGAACTGGTCGAACACGTTCGGCCGGAACGTCCAGATATCCGAGAGCGGCCTGACGAACGAGGAGATTTACGAGGACTTCCCCCGTCTCGACGAGCGCCGCACGCAGAAGGCGGGGACGCTCTCGGGCGGCGAGCAACAGATGCTCGCCATCGCGCGCGCGCTCAAGCAGGGCGCGGACCTCCTCATGCTCGACGAGCCCTACGAGGGGCTCGCCCCGCAGATCATCAAGAGCGTCGAGAACGCCATCGAGCGCATCCGCGACAGCGGAAAGACCATCCTCCTCGTCGAGCAGAACGCCGTCGCCGCCATCAACATCGCCGACCGCGCGTACGTCATCGATCAGGGCCAGGTCGTCTTCGACGGGACCGCCGAGGAACTCCGCGACGACGAGGAGACCCGACAGCGGTACCTGGGGGTGTGA
- a CDS encoding thioredoxin family protein, with product MGAPNANVDVDPEAALDRLVEEGVVEEADDGTLTTTEAYEQTRVVYHDTYGTADEQTVVRALSEMFDVDRETVAAYVDEHDVGPEDLVAYLSLQSFLDPVPNRGTLAAMAAIAVEIDPGSPVPGQLDELDDESYEAFLSEHPDAVLMIWKTGCHPCDAMKADLDAIIERVPDGVAVAGLDGESVPSFRLAYGVDSAPAVLAFREGELVESLTGQRSPVALERFFSVAYGVDDVDPVSAVEDELDLDGDALALGADADAGDDVGDGDDVNGRDGGDAGGE from the coding sequence ATGGGCGCACCGAACGCGAACGTCGACGTCGACCCCGAGGCCGCGCTCGACCGCCTCGTCGAGGAGGGCGTCGTCGAAGAGGCCGACGACGGGACGCTCACGACCACGGAGGCGTACGAGCAGACGCGCGTCGTCTACCACGACACCTACGGCACCGCGGACGAGCAGACGGTCGTGCGGGCGCTCTCGGAGATGTTCGACGTCGACCGCGAGACGGTCGCCGCGTACGTCGACGAACACGACGTGGGGCCCGAGGACCTCGTCGCATACCTGTCGCTGCAGTCGTTCCTCGACCCGGTGCCGAACCGAGGAACGCTCGCGGCGATGGCCGCCATCGCCGTCGAAATCGACCCGGGTTCGCCGGTCCCCGGCCAACTCGACGAACTCGACGACGAGAGCTACGAGGCGTTCCTGTCCGAGCACCCCGACGCCGTGTTGATGATCTGGAAGACGGGCTGTCACCCCTGTGACGCGATGAAAGCGGACCTCGATGCGATCATCGAACGCGTCCCCGACGGCGTCGCGGTCGCCGGCCTCGACGGCGAGTCCGTTCCTTCGTTCCGACTCGCGTACGGCGTCGACTCCGCGCCGGCCGTCCTCGCGTTCAGGGAGGGCGAACTCGTCGAGTCGCTCACGGGTCAGCGGTCGCCCGTCGCACTCGAACGGTTCTTCTCGGTCGCGTACGGCGTCGACGACGTCGACCCCGTGAGCGCGGTCGAGGATGAACTCGACCTCGACGGCGACGCCCTCGCGCTCGGCGCGGACGCCGACGCCGGGGACGACGTCGGTGACGGAGACGACGTTAACGGACGCGACGGAGGCGACGCGGGCGGCGAGTAA
- a CDS encoding universal stress protein — MYHVIIGIDEDEEHAKLCAEEVAGMPGEGSEKRVTLIHSFTDNPSGASATQLAPVRAAGDVLDEAGIEYEVTESSGDPAEAIVDAGDEADADLIVIGGRKRSPAGKALFGSVTQTVILNAGRPVMVTGVPESN; from the coding sequence ATGTACCACGTCATTATCGGGATCGACGAGGACGAGGAGCACGCGAAGCTCTGCGCCGAGGAGGTGGCCGGGATGCCGGGCGAGGGGTCGGAGAAGCGCGTCACGCTCATCCACAGCTTCACCGACAACCCCAGTGGTGCCTCGGCGACGCAGTTGGCCCCCGTTCGAGCGGCCGGCGACGTCCTCGACGAGGCGGGCATCGAGTACGAGGTCACGGAATCGAGCGGCGACCCCGCCGAGGCCATCGTCGACGCCGGCGACGAGGCCGACGCGGACCTCATCGTCATCGGCGGACGCAAGCGCTCGCCGGCCGGGAAGGCCCTGTTCGGGAGCGTCACCCAGACGGTCATCCTCAACGCGGGCCGACCCGTGATGGTCACGGGCGTGCCCGAGAGCAACTGA
- a CDS encoding DUF7520 family protein produces the protein MTTAESTADGGRGFGGRRFVVVLYCLLVGIAALMGVLFTVAVDDPAPPALFFLFELPPTALGFGLYGGVTTAVVLGVPLLFVVAVSTFVDDVDAVGRDDIESDDRDDIETDNRDGGTGEEANDGETGLSTDSPKD, from the coding sequence GTGACGACCGCCGAGTCGACTGCCGACGGCGGCCGCGGGTTCGGCGGCCGACGGTTCGTCGTCGTCCTCTACTGCCTCCTCGTGGGGATAGCGGCGCTCATGGGCGTGCTGTTCACCGTCGCCGTCGACGACCCCGCGCCGCCGGCGCTCTTCTTCCTCTTCGAACTCCCACCCACGGCGCTCGGGTTCGGGCTCTACGGCGGCGTGACCACCGCCGTCGTCCTCGGCGTCCCGCTGCTTTTCGTCGTCGCCGTCTCGACGTTCGTCGACGACGTCGACGCGGTGGGTCGGGACGACATCGAGTCGGACGACCGGGACGACATCGAGACGGACAACCGGGACGGCGGGACGGGCGAGGAGGCGAACGACGGCGAAACGGGGCTGTCGACCGATTCCCCAAAGGACTAA
- a CDS encoding DUF6684 family protein — translation MANETNEIFDRDTILDLVVNIIPLFIIFFFIVAFIVFNPFGVETLATGIQFGLLIAPFILLAILTYISGKAISGAEKNYTVYLPGQATVSGAKPLHDLEAEAEGDEPQLEAGDEQSETES, via the coding sequence ATGGCGAACGAGACGAACGAAATCTTCGACCGGGATACGATACTCGACCTGGTGGTGAACATCATCCCGCTGTTCATCATCTTCTTCTTCATCGTCGCGTTCATCGTGTTCAACCCGTTCGGCGTCGAGACGCTCGCGACCGGCATCCAGTTCGGTCTGCTCATCGCCCCGTTCATCCTGCTTGCCATCCTGACGTACATCTCCGGGAAGGCCATCTCGGGGGCCGAGAAGAACTACACCGTCTACCTGCCGGGGCAGGCGACCGTGTCGGGCGCGAAGCCCCTCCACGACCTCGAAGCCGAGGCGGAGGGCGACGAACCGCAGCTCGAAGCCGGCGACGAGCAGTCCGAGACCGAGTCGTAA
- a CDS encoding DUF7541 family protein, which produces MDEQPGLSEQYRMASPWPIFIALGIPIAELGILFDLFPLSVGGLVLFCGSVSGLLQEAGYVESPWRALGVLAAVLLVVGVAFVFTDLRLVTRGYAIIVTGALLVLGAVAGELFVHDDAPAV; this is translated from the coding sequence ATGGACGAGCAACCGGGGCTCTCAGAACAGTACCGGATGGCCAGCCCGTGGCCGATCTTCATCGCGCTGGGGATTCCCATCGCCGAACTCGGTATTCTCTTCGACCTCTTTCCCCTCTCGGTCGGCGGGCTCGTCCTCTTCTGTGGCAGCGTCTCGGGCCTCCTCCAGGAGGCGGGCTACGTCGAATCTCCGTGGCGAGCGCTCGGCGTGCTCGCTGCCGTCCTCCTCGTCGTCGGCGTGGCGTTCGTCTTCACCGACCTGCGCCTCGTCACACGGGGGTACGCCATCATCGTCACCGGCGCTCTTCTAGTACTCGGGGCCGTCGCCGGCGAACTGTTCGTCCACGACGACGCCCCGGCGGTCTGA
- a CDS encoding OBG GTPase family GTP-binding protein, protein MGLEEEIEELREEISNTPYNKSTEQHIGRLKAKLAEKKEKLENQSSAGGGHGYAVEKTGDATVALVGFPSVGKSTLINALTNADSEVGEYEFTTLNVNPGMLKYNGANIQILDVPGLIEGAAGGRGGGKEVLSVVRTADLVVFMLSVFEIEKYERLSEELYYNKVRLDTSPPSLSINKTAKGGIRVTKSDSVSLDEDTIKGVLREHGFVNADVTVRGDCDIDELIDGIMDNRVYLPSMVAVNKADLIDRDYLPTVEENLRECGIDPEEAVFISAEEEKGLDALKQKMWDSLGLIRVYMDKPGRGVDYEEPLVLKKGENTVEDALHNLGGNFDERFRFARVTGPSAKHDEQQVGRGHELADEDVMRIVARK, encoded by the coding sequence ATGGGACTGGAGGAGGAGATCGAGGAACTCCGCGAGGAGATCTCGAACACGCCCTACAACAAGTCGACCGAGCAGCACATCGGCCGGCTGAAGGCGAAGCTCGCGGAGAAGAAGGAGAAACTCGAGAACCAATCCTCCGCGGGCGGTGGCCACGGCTACGCCGTCGAGAAGACCGGCGACGCCACCGTGGCGCTCGTCGGCTTCCCCTCCGTCGGCAAATCGACGCTCATCAACGCCCTGACGAACGCCGACAGCGAGGTCGGCGAGTACGAGTTCACCACGCTCAACGTGAATCCGGGGATGTTGAAGTACAACGGTGCAAACATCCAGATCCTCGACGTTCCGGGGCTCATTGAGGGCGCGGCGGGCGGGCGCGGCGGCGGGAAGGAGGTCCTCTCGGTGGTTCGAACGGCCGACCTCGTCGTGTTCATGCTCTCGGTGTTCGAGATAGAGAAGTACGAACGCCTCAGCGAGGAACTGTACTACAACAAGGTCAGACTCGACACCTCTCCGCCGAGCCTCTCGATAAACAAGACCGCCAAAGGGGGAATCAGGGTCACCAAGAGCGACTCGGTTTCGCTCGACGAGGACACCATCAAGGGCGTGCTCCGCGAGCACGGCTTCGTCAACGCAGACGTCACCGTCCGCGGCGACTGTGACATCGACGAACTCATCGACGGCATCATGGACAACCGCGTCTACTTGCCGTCGATGGTCGCGGTGAACAAGGCCGACCTCATCGACCGCGACTACCTCCCCACGGTGGAGGAGAACCTCCGTGAGTGTGGCATCGACCCCGAGGAGGCCGTCTTCATCAGCGCCGAGGAGGAGAAGGGCCTCGACGCGTTGAAACAGAAGATGTGGGACTCTCTGGGGCTCATCCGCGTCTACATGGACAAGCCGGGCCGCGGCGTCGACTACGAGGAACCGCTCGTCCTCAAGAAGGGTGAGAACACCGTCGAGGACGCCCTGCACAACCTGGGTGGGAACTTCGACGAGCGGTTCCGCTTCGCCCGGGTGACGGGGCCGAGCGCCAAACACGACGAACAGCAGGTCGGACGCGGACACGAACTCGCCGACGAGGACGTCATGCGCATCGTCGCGCGGAAGTGA
- a CDS encoding TIGR04206 family protein, giving the protein MSDRTDRASFVVLCLLCALPWSVQTFSNGGTTFVFAWGLFNTQPPHATYIWDFFFRYTQGLPGYIYAWPVSVCCYVGAVVSGFFGLAFGREDPRVTGGLLVVAGVAQLSLARGFSVQPYRTAWPLGTLAFVVVAWGLYWPAAKRRFQAVWS; this is encoded by the coding sequence ATGTCCGACCGGACCGACCGCGCCTCGTTCGTCGTCCTCTGTCTCCTCTGTGCGCTCCCGTGGTCGGTCCAGACGTTCTCGAACGGCGGGACGACGTTCGTCTTCGCGTGGGGACTGTTCAACACCCAGCCCCCGCATGCGACGTACATCTGGGACTTCTTCTTCCGCTACACGCAGGGGCTGCCGGGCTACATCTACGCGTGGCCGGTCAGCGTCTGTTGCTACGTCGGGGCCGTGGTGAGCGGGTTCTTTGGCCTGGCCTTCGGCCGTGAGGACCCCCGCGTCACGGGTGGGCTGCTGGTCGTCGCGGGTGTGGCCCAACTGTCGCTCGCACGCGGCTTCTCCGTCCAGCCGTACCGAACGGCGTGGCCGCTCGGGACGCTCGCGTTCGTCGTCGTCGCCTGGGGGCTCTACTGGCCCGCGGCGAAGCGGCGGTTCCAGGCCGTGTGGTCGTGA
- a CDS encoding DUF7130 family rubredoxin-like protein — translation MSESAATDETTPIEQGTVVFDHEEHVLGVVTGMTAEGFEVAIDVDVDTGDIDDEGRVDVDSLDTESQRVDAAESDLDSSEQEHEPGHEFGEGYLMWRCEECGEMGELDDGLPTECPDCGSEEVYKWRED, via the coding sequence ATGAGCGAATCCGCAGCAACTGACGAGACGACACCGATCGAACAGGGGACCGTCGTGTTCGACCACGAAGAGCACGTCCTGGGCGTCGTCACCGGGATGACGGCCGAGGGGTTCGAGGTCGCCATCGACGTCGACGTCGACACCGGCGACATCGACGACGAGGGTCGCGTCGACGTCGACAGCCTCGACACGGAGTCACAGCGAGTCGACGCCGCCGAGAGCGACCTCGACTCGTCCGAACAGGAACACGAACCGGGCCACGAGTTCGGCGAGGGCTACCTCATGTGGCGCTGCGAGGAGTGTGGGGAGATGGGTGAACTCGACGACGGACTACCGACCGAGTGCCCCGACTGTGGCTCCGAAGAGGTCTACAAGTGGCGGGAGGACTGA
- a CDS encoding DUF5816 domain-containing protein, with amino-acid sequence MRRGAGDRPLVEHVPGAFFERFDFRQVDERTVDIGGRETVQYEYAERTATESESEAGATGAAEADDASETDDPSAVESADLPDTVTDENDGTVHLGEDLLQGTEGPFVLTYADESRQEAHGYYCANCGETAVTMDSMERLKCQNCGNTHTPGEEYDGSYL; translated from the coding sequence GTGCGACGAGGTGCGGGCGATCGTCCTCTCGTCGAACACGTCCCCGGGGCGTTCTTCGAGCGGTTCGATTTCCGGCAGGTCGACGAGCGGACGGTCGACATCGGCGGCCGAGAGACCGTCCAGTACGAGTACGCCGAGCGCACCGCGACCGAGTCGGAGTCGGAGGCGGGAGCGACGGGGGCCGCAGAGGCGGACGACGCGTCCGAGACGGACGACCCGTCGGCGGTCGAGAGCGCGGACCTCCCCGACACGGTGACGGACGAAAACGACGGAACCGTCCACCTCGGTGAGGACCTCCTCCAGGGAACCGAAGGCCCGTTCGTGCTGACGTACGCCGACGAGTCCCGCCAGGAAGCACACGGCTACTACTGCGCGAACTGCGGCGAGACGGCCGTCACGATGGACAGCATGGAACGACTCAAGTGTCAAAACTGCGGCAACACGCACACTCCTGGCGAGGAGTACGACGGGTCGTACCTGTAG
- a CDS encoding VOC family protein: MSGVLDHVMIRTEDLDASLEWYQTHLDYEEKDRHEGDGFTIVYLGPEEMHEEGAMLEITANHDDSDLEMGDAWGHIAVRVPEDELESSYQQLMDEGVEDYRDPESCGGRYAFVKDPDGHEVEIVKRDHGAKWSIDHTMIRVEDADDALGYWTRKFEYEHTGRWESDTFANYFMKPEGSSEEAMAVELTYNYDGRSYTMGDAWGHLCVRIDDLHDDWDQLMVREAPDYRDPADCDDMYAFTKDQDGHEIELIERDPDADSLFPF; encoded by the coding sequence ATGTCCGGAGTACTCGATCACGTCATGATTCGGACGGAGGACCTCGACGCCTCCCTGGAGTGGTACCAGACACACCTCGACTACGAGGAGAAGGACCGCCACGAGGGCGACGGGTTCACCATCGTCTACCTCGGGCCCGAGGAGATGCACGAGGAGGGTGCGATGCTCGAAATCACCGCCAACCACGACGACTCCGACCTCGAGATGGGTGACGCGTGGGGGCACATCGCCGTCCGGGTCCCCGAGGACGAACTCGAGTCCTCCTACCAGCAGTTGATGGACGAGGGCGTCGAGGACTACCGCGACCCCGAGTCCTGTGGCGGCCGCTACGCGTTCGTGAAGGACCCCGACGGCCACGAGGTCGAGATCGTCAAGCGCGACCACGGCGCGAAGTGGAGCATCGACCACACGATGATCCGCGTCGAGGACGCCGACGATGCGCTCGGCTACTGGACCCGGAAGTTCGAGTACGAACACACCGGGCGCTGGGAGTCCGACACCTTCGCCAACTACTTCATGAAGCCCGAGGGGAGTTCAGAAGAGGCGATGGCGGTCGAACTCACCTACAACTACGACGGCCGTTCGTACACGATGGGCGACGCCTGGGGCCACCTCTGCGTCCGCATCGACGACCTCCACGACGACTGGGACCAACTCATGGTGCGCGAGGCACCCGACTACCGCGACCCCGCCGACTGCGACGACATGTACGCGTTCACCAAGGACCAGGACGGCCACGAAATCGAACTCATCGAGCGCGACCCCGACGCCGACTCGCTGTTCCCGTTCTGA
- the artA gene encoding archaeosortase A: MPGLLSDLLGWAVIFLFTTGALLVDRDRDQARLVTTAAWGGFAVFWAQLVPWFAFSHKSYVEGFLSLAAVPACLYAGYLVYSGRDTLFVLSRAVAAMGLVYLPFETIPAIAVAGLSLPAPRQVLIETVAAQTGFLTNLLGYSPTLIPGPEGYMNTYRYVEPNGHRLEYTVVLACTGLGSMAIFAGLIAAVRAPLDRKLRAFAISIPIIYALNLVRVTFIGIVFGNQYMQWFVDEVLFLFGSSDPYRVSFFLSDRVISQVGAVFALVAVIYLVVRELPELLTVIEDVLFMVTGDEYDLARQLDLPRVPDGGEDVE, translated from the coding sequence ATGCCGGGATTGCTCTCTGACCTGCTCGGGTGGGCCGTCATCTTCCTGTTCACCACGGGCGCGCTGCTGGTCGACCGCGACCGCGACCAGGCGCGCCTCGTGACGACGGCGGCCTGGGGCGGCTTCGCCGTCTTCTGGGCCCAACTCGTCCCCTGGTTCGCCTTCAGCCACAAGAGCTACGTCGAGGGCTTTCTCTCGCTCGCGGCCGTCCCCGCGTGTCTGTACGCCGGCTACCTGGTCTACTCGGGCCGCGACACGCTGTTCGTGCTCTCGCGGGCCGTCGCGGCGATGGGCCTCGTCTACCTCCCGTTCGAGACCATCCCCGCCATCGCCGTCGCCGGGCTATCGCTCCCCGCGCCGCGACAGGTCCTCATCGAGACGGTCGCCGCCCAGACCGGCTTCCTCACCAACCTGCTCGGGTACTCGCCGACGCTCATTCCGGGACCGGAAGGGTACATGAACACCTACCGCTACGTCGAACCGAACGGCCACCGGCTGGAGTACACCGTCGTCCTCGCGTGTACGGGCCTCGGCAGCATGGCCATCTTCGCCGGCCTCATCGCCGCCGTCCGGGCACCCCTCGACAGGAAGCTCCGCGCGTTCGCGATCTCGATCCCCATCATCTACGCGCTCAACCTCGTCCGGGTGACGTTCATCGGCATCGTCTTCGGCAACCAGTACATGCAGTGGTTCGTCGACGAGGTACTGTTCCTCTTCGGGTCCTCGGACCCGTACCGCGTGTCCTTCTTCCTCTCGGACCGCGTCATCTCGCAGGTCGGGGCCGTCTTCGCGCTCGTCGCGGTCATCTACCTCGTGGTCCGAGAGCTTCCCGAACTCCTCACCGTCATCGAGGACGTCCTCTTCATGGTGACCGGCGACGAGTACGACCTCGCCCGCCAACTGGACCTCCCGCGGGTGCCCGACGGCGGCGAGGACGTGGAGTAG
- a CDS encoding EamA family transporter yields the protein MNSAIVFGFGTMIAWGFWITFGEVASNSIDPVTAAAISYVAAAVITTAYALFSDASLAVTNRGLLFATVSGIAAAVGVVSTFIGVSIGSTAVVSTIGGMYFVTATIIGVIALGDSLSITQVAGIGLVIVALVLINL from the coding sequence GTGAACTCGGCGATCGTCTTCGGCTTCGGGACCATGATCGCGTGGGGTTTTTGGATCACGTTCGGGGAAGTCGCATCGAACAGTATCGACCCCGTGACCGCCGCCGCGATCTCCTACGTCGCCGCGGCGGTCATCACGACCGCGTACGCGCTCTTCTCCGACGCCTCGCTCGCAGTGACGAACAGGGGACTCCTGTTCGCCACGGTTTCGGGAATCGCCGCCGCGGTCGGCGTCGTCTCGACGTTCATCGGCGTCTCCATCGGTTCGACCGCGGTCGTCTCGACCATCGGTGGGATGTACTTCGTGACGGCGACGATCATCGGTGTGATCGCGCTCGGCGACTCCCTCTCGATCACACAGGTCGCCGGTATCGGGCTGGTGATCGTCGCGCTCGTCCTCATCAACCTGTGA